One genomic window of Eriocheir sinensis breed Jianghai 21 unplaced genomic scaffold, ASM2467909v1 Scaffold593, whole genome shotgun sequence includes the following:
- the LOC126993253 gene encoding uncharacterized protein LOC126993253 isoform X24, with the protein MWYWCAGYPFTGSLVTYTPRSFSASVVDSGVFPMWYWCAGYPFTGSLVTYTPRSFSASVVDSGVFPMWYWCAGYPFTGSLVTYTPRSFSVVDSGVFPMWYWCAGYPFTGSLVTYTPRSFSVVDSGVFPMWYWCAGYPFTGSLVTYTPRSFSVVDSGVFPMWYWCAGYPFTGSLVTYTPRSFSASVVDSGVFPMWYWCAGYPFTGSLVTYTPRSFSASVVDSGVFPMWYWCAGYPFTGSLVTYTPRSFSVVDSGVFPMWYWCAGYPFTGSLVTYTPRSFSVVDSGVFPMWYWCAGYPFTGSLVTYTPRSLSAPVVDSGVLSMGYWCAGYPLPRCKTLDFPSLNCSRHFLIHCCSLEMLSCRKSAVKGLSI; encoded by the exons atgtggtattggtgtgctggatatcccttcactggtagcctggtaacatacactcctag gtctttctctgcctctgtggtggatagtggagtgtttcccatgtggtattggtgtgctggatatcccttcactggtagcctggtaacatacactcccaggtctttctctgcctctgtggtggatagtggagtgtttcccatgtggtattggtgtgctggatatcccttcactggtagcctggtaacatacactcccaggtctttctctgtggtggatagtggagtgtttcccatgtggtattggtgtgctggatatcccttcactggtagcctggtaacatacactcccaggtctttctctgtggtggatagtggagtgtttcccatgtggtattggtgtgctggttatcccttcactggtagcctggtaacatacactcccaggtctttctctgtggtggatagtggagtgtttcccatgtggtattggtgtgctggatatcccttcactggtagcctggtaacatacactcccaggtctttctctgcctctgtggtggatagtggagtgtttcccatgtggtattggtgtgctggatatcccttcactggtagcctggtaacatacactcccaggtctttctctgcttctgtggtggatagtggagtgtttcccatgtggtattggtgtgctggatatcccttcactggtagcctggtaacatacactcccag gtctttctctgtggtggatagtggagtgtttcccatgtggtattggtgtgctggttatcccttcactggtagcctggtaacatacactcccaggtctttctctgtggtggatagtggagtgtttcccatgtggtattggtgtgctggatatcccttcactggtagcctggtaacatacactcccaggtctttgtctgcccctgtggtggatagtggagtgctttccatggggtattggtgtgctgggtatcccctcccaaggtgcaagacattagattttccttcattgaattgtagcagacactttttgatccattgctGTAGCTTGGAAATgttgtcttgtaggaaatctgcagtcaaggggttgagtATATAG
- the LOC126993253 gene encoding uncharacterized protein LOC126993253 isoform X2, with the protein MWYWCAGYPFTGSLVTYTPRSFSASVVDSGVFPMWYWCAGYPFTGSLVTYTPRSFSASVVDSGVFPMWYWCAGYPFTGSLVTYTPRSFSASVVDSGVFPMWYWCAGYPFTGSLVTYTPRSFSVVDSGVFPMWYWCAGYPFTGSLVTYTPRSFSASVVDSGVFPMWYWCAGYPFTGSLVTYTPRSFSASVVDSGVFPMWYWCAGYPFTGSLVTYTPRSFSVVDSGVFPMWYWCAGYPFTGSLVTYTPRSFSVVDSGVFPMWYWCAGYPFTGSLVTYTPRSFSVVDSGVFPMWYWCAGYPFTGSLVTYTPRSFSASVVDSGVFPMWYWCAGYPFTGSLVTYTPRSFSASVVDSGVFPMWYWCAGYPFTGSLVTYTPRSFSVVDSGVFPMWYWCAGYPFTGSLVTYTPRSFSVVDSGVFPMWYWCAGYPFTGSLVTYTPRSLSAPVVDSGVLSMGYWCAGYPLPRCKTLDFPSLNCSRHFLIHCCSLEMLSCRKSAVKGLSI; encoded by the exons atgtggtattggtgtgctggatatcccttcactggtagcctggtaacatacactcccaggtctttctctgcctctgtggtggatagtggagtgtttcccatgtggtattggtgtgctggatatcccttcactggtagcctggtaacatacactcccag gtctttctctgcctctgtggtggatagtggagtgtttcccatgtggtattggtgtgctggatatcccttcactggtagcctggtcacatacactcccag gtctttctctgcctctgtggtggatagtggagtgtttcccatgtggtattggtgtgctggatatcccttcactggtagcctggtaacatacactcccaggtctttctctgtggtggatagtggagtgtttcccatgtggtattggtgtgctggatatcccttcactggtagcctggtaacatacactcccag gtctttctctgcctctgtggtggatagtggagtgtttcccatgtggtattggtgtgctggatatcccttcactggtagcctggtaacatacactcccaggtctttctctgcctctgtggtggatagtggagtgtttcccatgtggtattggtgtgctggatatcccttcactggtagcctggtaacatacactcccaggtctttctctgtggtggatagtggagtgtttcccatgtggtattggtgtgctggatatcccttcactggtagcctggtaacatacactcccaggtctttctctgtggtggatagtggagtgtttcccatgtggtattggtgtgctggttatcccttcactggtagcctggtaacatacactcccaggtctttctctgtggtggatagtggagtgtttcccatgtggtattggtgtgctggatatcccttcactggtagcctggtaacatacactcccaggtctttctctgcctctgtggtggatagtggagtgtttcccatgtggtattggtgtgctggatatcccttcactggtagcctggtaacatacactcccaggtctttctctgcttctgtggtggatagtggagtgtttcccatgtggtattggtgtgctggatatcccttcactggtagcctggtaacatacactcccag gtctttctctgtggtggatagtggagtgtttcccatgtggtattggtgtgctggttatcccttcactggtagcctggtaacatacactcccaggtctttctctgtggtggatagtggagtgtttcccatgtggtattggtgtgctggatatcccttcactggtagcctggtaacatacactcccaggtctttgtctgcccctgtggtggatagtggagtgctttccatggggtattggtgtgctgggtatcccctcccaaggtgcaagacattagattttccttcattgaattgtagcagacactttttgatccattgctGTAGCTTGGAAATgttgtcttgtaggaaatctgcagtcaaggggttgagtATATAG
- the LOC126993253 gene encoding uncharacterized protein LOC126993253 isoform X29 — MWYWCAGYPFTGSLVTYTPRSFSASVVDSGVFPMWYWCAGYPFTGSLVTYTPRSFSASVVDSGVFPMWYWCAGYPFTGSLVTYTPRSFSASVVDSGVFPMWYWCAGYPFTGSLVTYTPRSFSVVDSGVFPMWYWCAGYPFTGSLVTYTPRSFSASVVDSGVFPMWYWCAGYPFTGSLVTYTPRSFSASVVDSGVFPMWYWCAGYPFTGSLVTYTPRSFSVVDSGVFPMWYWCAGYPFTGSLVTYTPRSFSVVDSGVFPMWYWCAGYPFTGSLVTYTPRSLSAPVVDSGVLSMGYWCAGYPLPRCKTLDFPSLNCSRHFLIHCCSLEMLSCRKSAVKGLSI; from the exons atgtggtattggtgtgctggatatcccttcactggtagcctggtaacatacactcccaggtctttctctgcctctgtggtggatagtggagtgtttcccatgtggtattggtgtgctggatatcccttcactggtagcctggtaacatacactcccag gtctttctctgcctctgtggtggatagtggagtgtttcccatgtggtattggtgtgctggatatcccttcactggtagcctggtcacatacactcccag gtctttctctgcctctgtggtggatagtggagtgtttcccatgtggtattggtgtgctggatatcccttcactggtagcctggtaacatacactcccag gtctttctctgtggtggatagtggagtgtttcccatgtggtattggtgtgctggttatcccttcactggtagcctggtaacatacactcccag gtctttctctgcctctgtggtggatagtggagtgtttcccatgtggtattggtgtgctggatatcccttcactggtagcctggtaacatacactcccaggtctttctctgcttctgtggtggatagtggagtgtttcccatgtggtattggtgtgctggatatcccttcactggtagcctggtaacatacactcccag gtctttctctgtggtggatagtggagtgtttcccatgtggtattggtgtgctggttatcccttcactggtagcctggtaacatacactcccaggtctttctctgtggtggatagtggagtgtttcccatgtggtattggtgtgctggatatcccttcactggtagcctggtaacatacactcccaggtctttgtctgcccctgtggtggatagtggagtgctttccatggggtattggtgtgctgggtatcccctcccaaggtgcaagacattagattttccttcattgaattgtagcagacactttttgatccattgctGTAGCTTGGAAATgttgtcttgtaggaaatctgcagtcaaggggttgagtATATAG
- the LOC126993253 gene encoding uncharacterized protein LOC126993253 isoform X15, with amino-acid sequence MWYWCAGYPFTGSLVTYTPRSFSASVVDSGVFPMWYWCAGYPFTGSLVTYTPRSFSASVVDSGVFPMWYWCAGYPFTGSLVTYTPRSFSASVVDSGVFPMWYWCAGYPFTGSLVTYTPRSFSVVDSGVFPMWYWCAGYPFTGSLVTYTPRSFSASVVDSGVFPMWYWCAGYPFTGSLVTYTPRSFSASVVDSGVFPMWYWCAGYPFTGSLVTYTPRSFSVVDSGVFPMWYWCAGYPFTGSLVTYTPRSFSVVDSGVFPMWYWCAGYPFTGSLVTYTPRSFSVVDSGVFPMWYWCAGYPFTGSLVTYTPRSFSVVDSGVFPMWYWCAGYPFTGSLVTYTPRSFSVVDSGVFPMWYWCAGYPFTGSLVTYTPRSLSAPVVDSGVLSMGYWCAGYPLPRCKTLDFPSLNCSRHFLIHCCSLEMLSCRKSAVKGLSI; translated from the exons atgtggtattggtgtgctggatatcccttcactggtagcctggtaacatacactcccaggtctttctctgcctctgtggtggatagtggagtgtttcccatgtggtattggtgtgctggatatcccttcactggtagcctggtaacatacactcccag gtctttctctgcctctgtggtggatagtggagtgtttcccatgtggtattggtgtgctggatatcccttcactggtagcctggtcacatacactcccag gtctttctctgcctctgtggtggatagtggagtgtttcccatgtggtattggtgtgctggatatcccttcactggtagcctggtaacatacactcccag gtctttctctgtggtggatagtggagtgtttcccatgtggtattggtgtgctggttatcccttcactggtagcctggtaacatacactcccag gtctttctctgcctctgtggtggatagtggagtgtttcccatgtggtattggtgtgctggatatcccttcactggtagcctggtaacatacactcccaggtctttctctgcctctgtggtggatagtggagtgtttcccatgtggtattggtgtgctggatatcccttcactggtagcctggtaacatacactcccaggtctttctctgtggtggatagtggagtgtttcccatgtggtattggtgtgctggatatcccttcactggtagcctggtaacatacactcccaggtctttctctgtggtggatagtggagtgtttcccatgtggtattggtgtgctggttatcccttcactggtagcctggtaacatacactcccaggtctttctctgtggtggatagtggagtgtttcccatgtggtattggtgtgctggatatcccttcactggtagcctggtaacatacactcccag gtctttctctgtggtggatagtggagtgtttcccatgtggtattggtgtgctggttatcccttcactggtagcctggtaacatacactcccaggtctttctctgtggtggatagtggagtgtttcccatgtggtattggtgtgctggatatcccttcactggtagcctggtaacatacactcccaggtctttgtctgcccctgtggtggatagtggagtgctttccatggggtattggtgtgctgggtatcccctcccaaggtgcaagacattagattttccttcattgaattgtagcagacactttttgatccattgctGTAGCTTGGAAATgttgtcttgtaggaaatctgcagtcaaggggttgagtATATAG
- the LOC126993253 gene encoding uncharacterized protein LOC126993253 isoform X8 codes for MWYWCAGYPFTGSLVTYTPRSFSASVVDSGVFPMWYWCAGYPFTGSLVTYTPRSFSASVVDSGVFPMWYWCAGYPFTGSLVTYTPRSFSASVVDSGVFPMWYWCAGYPFTGSLVTYTPRSFSVVDSGVFPMWYWCAGYPFTGSLVTYTPRSFSASVVDSGVFPMWYWCAGYPFTGSLVTYTPRSFSASVVDSGVFPMWYWCAGYPFTGSLVTYTPRSFSVVDSGVFPMWYWCAGYPFTGSLVTYTPRSFSVVDSGVFPMWYWCAGYPFTGSLVTYTPRSFSVVDSGVFPMWYWCAGYPFTGSLVTYTPRSFSASVVDSGVFPMWYWCAGYPFTGSLVTYTPRSFSVVDSGVFPMWYWCAGYPFTGSLVTYTPRSFSVVDSGVFPMWYWCAGYPFTGSLVTYTPRSLSAPVVDSGVLSMGYWCAGYPLPRCKTLDFPSLNCSRHFLIHCCSLEMLSCRKSAVKGLSI; via the exons atgtggtattggtgtgctggatatcccttcactggtagcctggtaacatacactcccaggtctttctctgcctctgtggtggatagtggagtgtttcccatgtggtattggtgtgctggatatcccttcactggtagcctggtaacatacactcccag gtctttctctgcctctgtggtggatagtggagtgtttcccatgtggtattggtgtgctggatatcccttcactggtagcctggtcacatacactcccag gtctttctctgcctctgtggtggatagtggagtgtttcccatgtggtattggtgtgctggatatcccttcactggtagcctggtaacatacactcccag gtctttctctgtggtggatagtggagtgtttcccatgtggtattggtgtgctggttatcccttcactggtagcctggtaacatacactcccag gtctttctctgcctctgtggtggatagtggagtgtttcccatgtggtattggtgtgctggatatcccttcactggtagcctggtaacatacactcccaggtctttctctgcctctgtggtggatagtggagtgtttcccatgtggtattggtgtgctggatatcccttcactggtagcctggtaacatacactcccaggtctttctctgtggtggatagtggagtgtttcccatgtggtattggtgtgctggatatcccttcactggtagcctggtaacatacactcccaggtctttctctgtggtggatagtggagtgtttcccatgtggtattggtgtgctggttatcccttcactggtagcctggtaacatacactcccaggtctttctctgtggtggatagtggagtgtttcccatgtggtattggtgtgctggatatcccttcactggtagcctggtaacatacactcccaggtctttctctgcctctgtggtggatagtggagtgtttcccatgtggtattggtgtgctggatatcccttcactggtagcctggtaacatacactcccag gtctttctctgtggtggatagtggagtgtttcccatgtggtattggtgtgctggttatcccttcactggtagcctggtaacatacactcccaggtctttctctgtggtggatagtggagtgtttcccatgtggtattggtgtgctggatatcccttcactggtagcctggtaacatacactcccaggtctttgtctgcccctgtggtggatagtggagtgctttccatggggtattggtgtgctgggtatcccctcccaaggtgcaagacattagattttccttcattgaattgtagcagacactttttgatccattgctGTAGCTTGGAAATgttgtcttgtaggaaatctgcagtcaaggggttgagtATATAG
- the LOC126993253 gene encoding uncharacterized protein LOC126993253 isoform X1, which translates to MWYWCAGYPFTGSLVTYTPRSFSASVVDSGVFPMWYWCAGYPFTGSLVTYTPRSFSASVVDSGVFPMWYWCAGYPFTGSLVTYTPRSFSASVVDSGVFPMWYWCAGYPFTGSLVTYTPRSFSVVDSGVFPMWYWCAGYPFTGSLVTYTPRSFSASVVDSGVFPMWYWCAGYPFTGSLVTYTPRSFSASVVDSGVFPMWYWCAGYPFTGSLVTYTPRSFSVVDSGVFPMWYWCAGYPFTGSLVTYTPRSFSVVDSGVFPMWYWCAGYPFTGSLVTYTPRSFSVVDSGVFPMWYWCAGYPFTGSLVTYTPRSFSASVVDSGVFPMWYWCAGYPFTGSLVTYTPRSFSASVVDSGVFPMWYWCAGYPFTGSLVTYTPRSFSVVDSGVFPMWYWCAGYPFTGSLVTYTPRSFSVVDSGVFPMWYWCAGYPFTGSLVTYTPRSLSAPVVDSGVLSMGYWCAGYPLPRCKTLDFPSLNCSRHFLIHCCSLEMLSCRKSAVKGLSI; encoded by the exons atgtggtattggtgtgctggatatcccttcactggtagcctggtaacatacactcccaggtctttctctgcctctgtggtggatagtggagtgtttcccatgtggtattggtgtgctggatatcccttcactggtagcctggtaacatacactcccag gtctttctctgcctctgtggtggatagtggagtgtttcccatgtggtattggtgtgctggatatcccttcactggtagcctggtcacatacactcccag gtctttctctgcctctgtggtggatagtggagtgtttcccatgtggtattggtgtgctggatatcccttcactggtagcctggtaacatacactcccag gtctttctctgtggtggatagtggagtgtttcccatgtggtattggtgtgctggttatcccttcactggtagcctggtaacatacactcccag gtctttctctgcctctgtggtggatagtggagtgtttcccatgtggtattggtgtgctggatatcccttcactggtagcctggtaacatacactcccaggtctttctctgcctctgtggtggatagtggagtgtttcccatgtggtattggtgtgctggatatcccttcactggtagcctggtaacatacactcccaggtctttctctgtggtggatagtggagtgtttcccatgtggtattggtgtgctggatatcccttcactggtagcctggtaacatacactcccaggtctttctctgtggtggatagtggagtgtttcccatgtggtattggtgtgctggttatcccttcactggtagcctggtaacatacactcccaggtctttctctgtggtggatagtggagtgtttcccatgtggtattggtgtgctggatatcccttcactggtagcctggtaacatacactcccaggtctttctctgcctctgtggtggatagtggagtgtttcccatgtggtattggtgtgctggatatcccttcactggtagcctggtaacatacactcccaggtctttctctgcttctgtggtggatagtggagtgtttcccatgtggtattggtgtgctggatatcccttcactggtagcctggtaacatacactcccag gtctttctctgtggtggatagtggagtgtttcccatgtggtattggtgtgctggttatcccttcactggtagcctggtaacatacactcccaggtctttctctgtggtggatagtggagtgtttcccatgtggtattggtgtgctggatatcccttcactggtagcctggtaacatacactcccaggtctttgtctgcccctgtggtggatagtggagtgctttccatggggtattggtgtgctgggtatcccctcccaaggtgcaagacattagattttccttcattgaattgtagcagacactttttgatccattgctGTAGCTTGGAAATgttgtcttgtaggaaatctgcagtcaaggggttgagtATATAG
- the LOC126993253 gene encoding uncharacterized protein LOC126993253 isoform X32, translated as MWYWCAGYPFTGSLVTYTPRSFSASVVDSGVFPMWYWCAGYPFTGSLVTYTPRSFSASVVDSGVFPMWYWCAGYPFTGSLVTYTPRSFSASVVDSGVFPMWYWCAGYPFTGSLVTYTPRSFSASVVDSGVFPMWYWCAGYPFTGSLVTYTPRSFSASVVDSGVFPMWYWCAGYPFTGSLVTYTPRSFSVVDSGVFPMWYWCAGYPFTGSLVTYTPRSFSVVDSGVFPMWYWCAGYPFTGSLVTYTPRSLSAPVVDSGVLSMGYWCAGYPLPRCKTLDFPSLNCSRHFLIHCCSLEMLSCRKSAVKGLSI; from the exons atgtggtattggtgtgctggatatcccttcactggtagcctggtaacatacactcccaggtctttctctgcctctgtggtggatagtggagtgtttcccatgtggtattggtgtgctggatatcccttcactggtagcctggtaacatacactcccag gtctttctctgcctctgtggtggatagtggagtgtttcccatgtggtattggtgtgctggatatcccttcactggtagcctggtcacatacactcccag gtctttctctgcctctgtggtggatagtggagtgtttcccatgtggtattggtgtgctggatatcccttcactggtagcctggtaacatacactcccag gtctttctctgcctctgtggtggatagtggagtgtttcccatgtggtattggtgtgctggatatcccttcactggtagcctggtaacatacactcccaggtctttctctgcttctgtggtggatagtggagtgtttcccatgtggtattggtgtgctggatatcccttcactggtagcctggtaacatacactcccag gtctttctctgtggtggatagtggagtgtttcccatgtggtattggtgtgctggttatcccttcactggtagcctggtaacatacactcccaggtctttctctgtggtggatagtggagtgtttcccatgtggtattggtgtgctggatatcccttcactggtagcctggtaacatacactcccaggtctttgtctgcccctgtggtggatagtggagtgctttccatggggtattggtgtgctgggtatcccctcccaaggtgcaagacattagattttccttcattgaattgtagcagacactttttgatccattgctGTAGCTTGGAAATgttgtcttgtaggaaatctgcagtcaaggggttgagtATATAG
- the LOC126993253 gene encoding uncharacterized protein LOC126993253 isoform X4 produces MWYWCAGYPFTGSLVTYTPRSFSASVVDSGVFPMWYWCAGYPFTGSLVTYTPRSFSASVVDSGVFPMWYWCAGYPFTGSLVTYTPRSFSASVVDSGVFPMWYWCAGYPFTGSLVTYTPRSFSVVDSGVFPMWYWCAGYPFTGSLVTYTPRSFSASVVDSGVFPMWYWCAGYPFTGSLVTYTPRSFSASVVDSGVFPMWYWCAGYPFTGSLVTYTPRSFSVVDSGVFPMWYWCAGYPFTGSLVTYTPRSFSVVDSGVFPMWYWCAGYPFTGSLVTYTPRSFSASVVDSGVFPMWYWCAGYPFTGSLVTYTPRSFSASVVDSGVFPMWYWCAGYPFTGSLVTYTPRSFSVVDSGVFPMWYWCAGYPFTGSLVTYTPRSFSVVDSGVFPMWYWCAGYPFTGSLVTYTPRSLSAPVVDSGVLSMGYWCAGYPLPRCKTLDFPSLNCSRHFLIHCCSLEMLSCRKSAVKGLSI; encoded by the exons atgtggtattggtgtgctggatatcccttcactggtagcctggtaacatacactcccaggtctttctctgcctctgtggtggatagtggagtgtttcccatgtggtattggtgtgctggatatcccttcactggtagcctggtaacatacactcccag gtctttctctgcctctgtggtggatagtggagtgtttcccatgtggtattggtgtgctggatatcccttcactggtagcctggtcacatacactcccag gtctttctctgcctctgtggtggatagtggagtgtttcccatgtggtattggtgtgctggatatcccttcactggtagcctggtaacatacactcccag gtctttctctgtggtggatagtggagtgtttcccatgtggtattggtgtgctggttatcccttcactggtagcctggtaacatacactcccag gtctttctctgcctctgtggtggatagtggagtgtttcccatgtggtattggtgtgctggatatcccttcactggtagcctggtaacatacactcccaggtctttctctgcctctgtggtggatagtggagtgtttcccatgtggtattggtgtgctggatatcccttcactggtagcctggtaacatacactcccaggtctttctctgtggtggatagtggagtgtttcccatgtggtattggtgtgctggatatcccttcactggtagcctggtaacatacactcccaggtctttctctgtggtggatagtggagtgtttcccatgtggtattggtgtgctggttatcccttcactggtagcctggtaacatacactcccag gtctttctctgcctctgtggtggatagtggagtgtttcccatgtggtattggtgtgctggatatcccttcactggtagcctggtaacatacactcccaggtctttctctgcttctgtggtggatagtggagtgtttcccatgtggtattggtgtgctggatatcccttcactggtagcctggtaacatacactcccag gtctttctctgtggtggatagtggagtgtttcccatgtggtattggtgtgctggttatcccttcactggtagcctggtaacatacactcccaggtctttctctgtggtggatagtggagtgtttcccatgtggtattggtgtgctggatatcccttcactggtagcctggtaacatacactcccaggtctttgtctgcccctgtggtggatagtggagtgctttccatggggtattggtgtgctgggtatcccctcccaaggtgcaagacattagattttccttcattgaattgtagcagacactttttgatccattgctGTAGCTTGGAAATgttgtcttgtaggaaatctgcagtcaaggggttgagtATATAG